The following proteins are co-located in the Triticum aestivum cultivar Chinese Spring chromosome 1A, IWGSC CS RefSeq v2.1, whole genome shotgun sequence genome:
- the LOC123057533 gene encoding tubby-like F-box protein 8, whose amino-acid sequence MSFRSIVRDVRDGFGSLSRRSFEVTISGLSGLTGHHRGKCQSTVHELRDADLIVQESRWASLPPELLSDVIRRLEASESTWPSRKHVVSCAAVCKAWREMCREIVTSPEFCGKLTFPVSLKQPGPRDGMIQCFIKRDKSKSTYHLYLCLTNAVLVENGKFLLSAKRIRRTTCTEYVISMDAENISRSSSTYIGKLRSNFLGTKFIVYDTQPPYNGALVPPVGRSSRRFNSKKVSPKVPSGSYNIAQVSYELNVLGTRGPRRMNCIMHSIPASSVEPGGIVPGQPDQIMPRALEDSFRSMSSFSKSSIMDRSTDFSSSRYFSSSRFLSDIAGGAAISRDEDGEKERPLVLRNKVPRWHEQLQCWCLNFRGRVTIASVKNFQLIAAPSQPPPPATGPGAPAPAPAPSQPAPAPEQDKIILQFGKVSKDMFTMDYRYPLSAFQAFAMCLSSFDTKLACE is encoded by the exons ATGTCGTTCCGCAGCATAGTTCGTGATGTCAGGGACGGTTTCGGCAGCCTGTCGAGGCGGAGCTTCGAGGTGACCATCTCCGGCCTGTCCGGCCTCACCGGGCACCACAGGGGCAAGTGCCAGAGCACGGTGCACGAGCTCCGCGACGCCGATCTCATAGTCCAGGAGAGCCGCTGGGCCAGCCTCCCTCCCGAGCTCCTCAGCGACGTGATCCGGAGGCTGGAGGCAAGCGAGAGCACCTGGCCGTCGCGCAAGCATGTGGTGTCCTGCGCCGCCGTTTGCAAGGCGTGGAGGGAGATGTGCAGGGAGATTGTGACGAGCCCGGAGTTTTGCGGAAAGCTCACCTTCCCCGTCTCTCTGAAGCAG CCTGGCCCTCGAGATGGAATGATTCAATGTTTTATAAAGCGAGATAAATCAAAGTCTACTTATCATCTCTACTTGTGCCTGACTAATG CGGTACTTGTGGAGAATGGCAAGTTCCTCTTGTCTGCTAAAAGGATCCGCAGGACAACCTGCACCGAATATGTTATCTCAATGGATGCTGAAAACATCTCAAGATCAAGCAGCACCTACATTGGAAAACTGAG GTCAAACTTCCTCGGCACAAAATTCATAGTATATGACACGCAGCCCCCCTACAATGGGGCTTTAGTTCCTCCGGTTGGACGGAGTAGCCGGAGATTCAACTCTAAGAAAGTGTCTCCCAAGGTGCCATCCGGCAGCTACAACATAGCTCAGGTGTCTTACGAGCTAAATGTTCTTGGCACGAGGGGCCCTAGGCGGATGAACTGCATCATGCACTCCATACCGGCCTCATCGGTCGAGCCCGGCGGCATAGTCCCTGGGCAGCCTGACCAGATCATGCCCCGGGCTCTAGAGGACTCGTTTCGCAGCATGAGCTCCTTCTCCAAGTCATCCATCATGGACCGGTCCACGGATTTCAGCAGCTCCCGTTACTTCAGCAGTTCCCGGTTTCTGTCCGACATTGCCGGAGGCGCCGCCATAAGCCGTGACGAAGACGGAGAGAAGGAGAGGCCGCTGGTGCTCCGCAACAAGGTTCCGAGGTGGCACGAGCAGCTGCAGTGCTGGTGCCTCAACTTCCGCGGCCGCGTGACCATCGCCTCGGTGAAGAACTTCCAGCTGATCGCGGCGCCGAGCCAGCCCCCGCCCCCCGCCACGGGGCCGGGGGCGCCGGCCCCGGCCCCGGCCCCGTCGCAGCCCGCCCCGGCGCCGGAGCAGGACAAGATCATCCTGCAGTTCGGCAAGGTGTCCAAGGACATGTTCACCATGGACTACCGCTACCCGCTGTCGGCGTTCCAGGCCTTCGCAATGTGCCTGAGCAGCTTCGACACGAAACTGGCCTGTGAATAA